The following proteins are encoded in a genomic region of Nocardioides renjunii:
- the mobF gene encoding MobF family relaxase — protein MHGGLKIYRGSAAAARHYVEADRSRADDYYLAEGTGLAQRLVARPSLVQRRDDMDGPTYERWVAGYDVESGAAKGRLRSNDQAVRFVEVTVNGPKTWSIAAALHPEIAEAYDAAQDRAAAEIISWLAQHATTRVGPRDRQVQVPVEQIEAAVVRHFTSRAGDPHRHLHLQINARVKAAGAWRGLHTVGIRDSLEAINGIGHAAVMTDPQFRAALASRGYSLDDDGGEIVELKAYAGAFSARARQIETNIDRYEASWRADHPGEEPGPALRQSWDRRAWSEARPDKVIPMSGEQLRERWSDELDDLGFVAPFRPRHLTTVRPGELDREVIVDRALTRLGSRRSVWNGADARGEVEKLIASAGVVVDGAVRRELAEDLTARVLEASSLLLGRNDVPAHVRAHTSPRVLAVERELAARITQRADERTITVVEGAAGAGKTRRLAAKRAEVEARRGRMLIVTPTRKAAQVASAEVGTTAYSVAWLLHQHGYRWDEDGRWERAEPAPAAPRLDRRTLLVVDEAGMLDQDAARALLELADATGARVTLVGDRHQLPAVGRGGVLDLAARFAPSRLVELEGVHRFADPEYADLSLRMRTGDRPDEVFDELARRGLVVVHASEVERVAALAARASRGELVVADTREQVTRINSLVHHVHASRRKDPDVFVTSAGGRIAVGDRVATRRNDSELGVANRERWTVVAARPDSVEVAGDAGRRVLPAAYARRHLELAFATTAYGAQGSTVPTSHVLVGEHSGAASTYVGMTRGRQRNVAHLVAETMDHARRQWVEVFGRDRADLGPMHAARRAAEDIDRYGPNAPGRPMAIQPPAPARRRDDDFAHRPARSSPGHGIGL, from the coding sequence ATGCACGGTGGACTGAAGATCTACCGCGGCAGTGCCGCAGCCGCGCGCCACTACGTCGAGGCCGACCGGTCCCGGGCCGACGACTACTACCTGGCAGAAGGGACCGGCCTGGCGCAGCGCCTCGTCGCCAGGCCCAGCCTCGTCCAGCGACGCGACGACATGGATGGCCCGACGTACGAGCGGTGGGTGGCGGGATACGACGTCGAGTCCGGTGCAGCGAAAGGCCGGCTCCGCTCTAACGACCAAGCGGTCCGGTTTGTCGAGGTCACCGTCAACGGACCCAAGACCTGGTCGATCGCCGCGGCGCTGCACCCTGAGATCGCGGAGGCGTACGACGCAGCGCAGGATCGCGCCGCTGCGGAGATCATCAGCTGGCTGGCCCAGCACGCGACCACCCGGGTAGGACCACGCGACCGCCAGGTGCAGGTCCCGGTCGAGCAGATCGAGGCTGCCGTCGTACGTCACTTCACCTCACGTGCCGGTGATCCGCACCGGCACCTTCATCTCCAGATCAACGCTCGGGTGAAGGCGGCCGGAGCGTGGCGCGGACTGCACACGGTGGGGATCCGCGACAGCCTCGAGGCAATCAACGGGATCGGGCACGCCGCGGTGATGACCGACCCTCAGTTCCGAGCGGCGCTGGCATCTCGCGGCTACTCGCTCGACGACGACGGCGGCGAGATCGTCGAGCTGAAGGCGTACGCCGGAGCGTTCAGTGCGCGGGCACGACAGATCGAAACAAACATCGACCGCTACGAGGCCAGTTGGCGTGCGGACCATCCCGGCGAGGAGCCGGGTCCGGCCCTGCGGCAGTCGTGGGACCGGCGCGCCTGGTCCGAGGCTCGCCCGGACAAGGTCATTCCAATGTCGGGCGAGCAGCTGCGCGAGCGGTGGTCGGACGAGCTCGACGACCTGGGATTCGTTGCACCATTCCGTCCGCGGCATCTGACCACGGTCCGACCGGGGGAGCTGGACCGAGAGGTCATCGTCGACAGGGCGCTCACGAGGCTTGGCTCGCGACGGTCGGTGTGGAACGGTGCGGACGCTCGCGGTGAGGTGGAGAAGCTGATCGCGTCGGCCGGAGTGGTCGTCGACGGTGCTGTCCGCCGAGAGCTGGCCGAGGACCTCACAGCGCGGGTGCTCGAAGCCTCCTCGCTGCTGCTCGGTCGCAACGACGTCCCTGCTCACGTCAGAGCCCACACGTCACCTCGCGTCCTGGCCGTTGAGCGTGAACTCGCTGCCCGCATCACTCAACGCGCCGACGAGAGGACGATCACCGTGGTCGAAGGCGCCGCCGGGGCCGGCAAGACGCGTCGGTTGGCTGCGAAGCGGGCAGAGGTCGAGGCACGCCGTGGTCGGATGTTGATCGTGACGCCGACCCGCAAGGCTGCACAGGTCGCGTCGGCCGAGGTCGGCACCACGGCGTACTCCGTGGCTTGGCTCCTGCACCAGCACGGCTACCGCTGGGACGAGGACGGGCGCTGGGAGCGCGCGGAGCCGGCACCCGCCGCGCCGCGCCTCGATCGCCGCACCCTCCTGGTCGTTGACGAGGCCGGGATGCTCGACCAGGACGCGGCCCGCGCACTGCTCGAGCTCGCCGACGCCACCGGTGCTCGGGTGACGCTGGTCGGCGACCGGCACCAGCTGCCCGCGGTCGGACGCGGGGGAGTGCTCGACCTGGCGGCCCGGTTCGCGCCGAGTCGACTGGTCGAACTCGAGGGCGTCCATCGCTTCGCCGATCCGGAGTACGCCGACCTGTCGCTCCGGATGCGTACCGGCGACCGACCCGACGAGGTGTTCGACGAACTGGCACGTCGTGGGCTCGTGGTGGTGCACGCCAGCGAGGTCGAACGGGTCGCCGCACTTGCCGCACGCGCCTCGCGCGGCGAGCTAGTCGTCGCCGACACCCGTGAGCAGGTCACGCGGATCAACAGCCTGGTTCATCACGTCCACGCCAGCAGACGGAAGGACCCCGACGTCTTCGTCACCTCCGCTGGCGGGCGAATCGCCGTGGGGGACAGGGTGGCAACTCGTCGCAACGACAGCGAGCTCGGGGTCGCCAACCGGGAGAGGTGGACCGTCGTGGCTGCGCGACCGGACTCGGTCGAGGTCGCCGGCGACGCAGGACGTCGCGTCCTTCCCGCGGCCTATGCGCGTCGGCACCTCGAGCTCGCCTTCGCCACCACGGCCTACGGCGCGCAGGGTTCGACCGTCCCGACCTCGCACGTGCTGGTCGGCGAGCACAGCGGCGCTGCGTCGACGTACGTCGGTATGACACGCGGGCGCCAGCGCAACGTCGCGCACCTGGTCGCTGAGACCATGGACCACGCGCGCCGTCAGTGGGTGGAGGTGTTCGGCCGCGACCGCGCCGACCTCGGACCGATGCACGCTGCCCGTCGTGCGGCTGAGGACATCGACCGCTACGGACCGAATGCTCCGGGTCGGCCGATGGCGATCCAACCGCCGGCTCCCGCCCGTCGCCGCGATGACGACTTCGCGCACCGGCCGGCGCGGTCGTCGCCAGGCCACGGCATCGGGTTGTGA
- a CDS encoding helix-turn-helix domain-containing protein, producing the protein MDVARLLLSARRGGGLPQRELAERAGTSQAALSAYERGVKAPSLQVAERIVEAAGYRLDLVTLVQFTEHTAPGVRPFWVPDRLWRGRLPECFATISVPDPSRYRGVTRFDLRKRPSRRRMYEKLLRRGHPGEIVDWVDGALLVDLWDELRIPAAIRQAWLPAVDLARNGPLVHPDYRGAADLD; encoded by the coding sequence GTGGACGTGGCTCGGCTCCTCCTCTCCGCGCGGCGGGGCGGCGGCCTGCCGCAACGAGAGCTCGCCGAACGCGCAGGCACCTCACAAGCGGCGCTGTCGGCGTACGAGCGCGGCGTGAAGGCGCCCAGCCTTCAAGTGGCCGAGCGCATCGTCGAAGCCGCCGGATATCGACTCGACCTCGTGACGCTGGTTCAGTTCACAGAGCACACCGCGCCCGGGGTCCGCCCGTTCTGGGTGCCGGATCGTCTGTGGCGCGGCCGCCTGCCCGAGTGCTTCGCCACCATCAGCGTGCCCGACCCGAGCCGCTACCGAGGCGTCACGCGCTTCGACCTGCGCAAGAGACCGTCCCGACGCCGGATGTACGAGAAGCTCCTGCGGCGCGGCCACCCCGGCGAGATCGTCGACTGGGTCGACGGCGCATTGCTCGTCGACCTGTGGGACGAATTGCGAATCCCAGCAGCGATCCGCCAGGCGTGGCTGCCGGCCGTCGATCTCGCTCGGAACGGCCCACTCGTACATCCGGATTACCGCGGAGCCGCCGATCTCGACTGA
- a CDS encoding helix-turn-helix domain-containing protein, with protein sequence MTTTTPTHVPFPERDAEELLTLSEVADILRVPINTMRWWRQRGVGPEFFKIGRHLVTTVGDVRRFIREQRRQQQGAL encoded by the coding sequence GTGACCACAACAACACCCACTCACGTTCCCTTTCCGGAGCGCGATGCCGAAGAGCTGCTGACACTGTCCGAGGTCGCTGACATCCTGAGGGTGCCGATCAACACGATGCGCTGGTGGCGTCAGCGCGGCGTCGGCCCTGAGTTCTTCAAGATCGGCCGCCACCTCGTCACCACGGTCGGCGACGTACGGCGGTTCATCCGCGAGCAGCGCCGCCAGCAGCAAGGCGCCCTCTGA
- a CDS encoding tyrosine-type recombinase/integrase, whose protein sequence is MANIQKRPDGRWRARYRDEAGREHAKHFTRKLDAQRWIDEVTTSIVIGQYVDPRAGKITFKEYAEHWRAAQVHRPTSEAYVEGVLRRHVYPIFGARPIGSVLPSEVQAWVKLLGTGDRAAKRKPLAPATVGVIHGVVSGIFRSAIRDRRIMANPCEGTRLPRVERRRVMPLTTSQVETLREHLPDDLKALVTFAAGTGMRQGEIFGLTRNRLRLLGTNPVVVVDRQLLTRLNRVTEFGPLKTRASYRTIPLPVTVVDALNGHLAARDIGDDDLIFTLDGRPITRQAFGHLWRPVAKVAGLNQATGPGMHALRHYYASLLIRYGESVKTVQARLGHASASETLDTYSHLWPDSDDRTREAIDSVLGRHQASGVEVPGA, encoded by the coding sequence ATGGCCAACATCCAGAAGCGGCCGGACGGCCGGTGGCGTGCGCGCTACCGCGACGAAGCCGGCCGGGAGCACGCAAAGCACTTCACCCGGAAGCTCGACGCGCAGCGGTGGATCGACGAGGTGACGACCTCGATCGTCATCGGCCAGTACGTCGACCCCCGCGCCGGCAAGATCACCTTCAAGGAGTACGCCGAGCATTGGCGCGCCGCGCAGGTGCATCGGCCCACCAGCGAGGCGTACGTCGAGGGCGTGCTCAGGCGACACGTCTATCCGATCTTCGGCGCCCGGCCGATCGGCAGCGTCCTGCCGTCGGAGGTGCAAGCGTGGGTCAAGCTCCTCGGAACGGGAGACCGGGCGGCCAAGCGGAAGCCGCTGGCGCCTGCGACCGTGGGGGTGATCCACGGCGTGGTGTCGGGGATCTTCCGGTCTGCAATCCGTGACCGCAGGATCATGGCGAACCCCTGCGAAGGCACTCGGCTGCCGCGCGTCGAGCGACGGCGGGTCATGCCGCTTACCACCAGCCAGGTCGAGACGCTGCGAGAGCACCTTCCCGATGACCTGAAGGCGCTGGTCACCTTCGCCGCCGGTACCGGAATGCGGCAGGGCGAGATCTTCGGCCTGACCCGCAACAGGCTCCGCCTGCTTGGCACGAACCCGGTCGTTGTCGTGGACCGGCAGCTCCTGACGCGACTCAATCGGGTCACGGAGTTTGGACCGCTGAAAACGCGAGCGAGCTACCGCACGATCCCGCTGCCGGTGACCGTCGTCGACGCGCTCAACGGTCATCTGGCGGCTCGCGACATCGGTGATGACGACTTGATCTTCACGCTCGACGGGCGCCCGATCACACGCCAGGCCTTCGGTCACCTCTGGCGCCCGGTCGCAAAGGTGGCCGGACTCAACCAAGCCACTGGACCCGGCATGCACGCCCTGCGTCATTACTACGCCTCGCTGCTCATCAGGTACGGGGAGTCGGTCAAGACGGTCCAGGCACGATTGGGGCACGCGTCGGCATCCGAGACCCTCGACACCTATAGCCACCTGTGGCCGGACTCAGACGACCGGACACGTGAAGCAATCGACTCGGTGCTCGGTCGACATCAGGCGAGTGGGGTCGAAGTGCCTGGCGCATGA
- a CDS encoding type II toxin-antitoxin system Phd/YefM family antitoxin produces the protein MSYAESQARFAELLDYVVDDREEVVVTRAGHESVVIVSLVEFESLRETAHLMRSPANARRLLDAVERLETGTSERHELKDAD, from the coding sequence GTGAGCTATGCCGAGTCGCAGGCCCGCTTCGCAGAGCTGCTCGACTACGTCGTCGACGATCGTGAGGAGGTGGTCGTCACGCGTGCCGGACACGAGTCGGTGGTGATCGTGTCGCTGGTGGAATTCGAATCCCTTCGCGAGACGGCTCACCTGATGCGTTCCCCTGCCAACGCCCGTCGCCTCCTCGACGCCGTGGAGCGCCTCGAGACCGGCACCAGTGAGAGGCACGAACTAAAGGACGCCGACTGA
- a CDS encoding type II toxin-antitoxin system death-on-curing family toxin: protein MTMIQYLSLADFLLIAEAALEVPAEDLFRVCDIGAADSALKAAAAGFGTYEAYPTMAQKVAVLGNRLCRNHPLLDGNKRVSYLAMREFVELNGYTWTPPAADEPDGDETVKVMWDLAAGHMTEADLTAWIAERIGETS from the coding sequence ATGACGATGATCCAGTACCTCAGCTTGGCTGATTTCCTCCTCATCGCCGAAGCGGCTCTCGAGGTCCCTGCGGAAGATCTCTTCCGCGTCTGCGACATAGGAGCGGCAGACTCAGCGCTCAAGGCGGCGGCCGCCGGATTCGGTACGTACGAGGCCTACCCGACCATGGCTCAGAAGGTCGCCGTACTCGGCAACCGCCTTTGCCGCAACCACCCACTGCTCGACGGGAACAAGCGCGTGTCGTACCTGGCTATGCGCGAGTTCGTCGAACTCAACGGCTACACCTGGACTCCGCCGGCAGCAGACGAGCCGGACGGCGACGAGACCGTCAAAGTGATGTGGGACCTGGCCGCAGGCCACATGACCGAGGCGGACCTAACCGCATGGATCGCCGAGCGGATCGGCGAAACCTCGTGA
- a CDS encoding ribbon-helix-helix domain-containing protein produces the protein MSKTRVTTIRQPEDQAEDMEFVARVDGIAASELVRDAIAEYLEKRRADPDFKNRLAARIEADQKILKRLAE, from the coding sequence GTGAGCAAGACCCGCGTCACGACCATTCGTCAGCCTGAGGATCAGGCCGAGGACATGGAGTTCGTTGCCCGCGTGGACGGCATCGCTGCGTCCGAGCTCGTCCGCGACGCGATTGCTGAGTACCTGGAGAAGCGCCGGGCAGATCCGGACTTCAAGAACCGACTGGCCGCTCGGATCGAGGCCGACCAGAAGATCCTCAAGCGGCTGGCGGAGTAA
- a CDS encoding multiubiquitin domain-containing protein gives MSTETKAAKPPKPEKIPIYIDGTKYQAHANELTGTQVRALAQPPVGEDRDLWLDVVDELDRLVGNDEVIKMVDRMRFFTVPRVINPGQRQPRTHAAARDTVHP, from the coding sequence ATGTCAACTGAGACCAAGGCGGCCAAACCCCCAAAGCCGGAGAAGATTCCGATCTACATCGACGGTACGAAATATCAGGCGCACGCTAACGAGCTGACCGGAACCCAGGTCCGGGCACTAGCCCAGCCTCCGGTCGGCGAGGACCGCGACTTGTGGCTCGATGTCGTTGACGAGCTCGACAGGCTGGTTGGCAACGACGAGGTGATCAAGATGGTCGACAGGATGCGATTCTTCACGGTGCCACGGGTGATCAACCCCGGGCAGCGCCAGCCGAGGACACACGCGGCCGCGCGTGACACGGTGCACCCGTGA
- a CDS encoding E2/UBC family protein, with amino-acid sequence MTTEVMSVLRQQDSEFLDSAGLTYEVSVDAGFANVIIQAFPTAPGLSPDRVELLLRLPFGFPDAAPDMFWLAPHVTAASGAQVPGADVTETFEDREWQRWSRHIAQQWRPGIDNLETYLGYVRRCLRQAGGE; translated from the coding sequence GTGACGACCGAGGTGATGAGCGTGCTCCGTCAGCAGGACAGCGAGTTTCTCGATTCAGCCGGCCTGACCTACGAGGTCTCGGTCGACGCGGGATTCGCAAATGTCATCATCCAGGCCTTCCCGACCGCGCCTGGGCTGAGCCCGGACCGCGTCGAGCTGTTGCTGAGACTGCCGTTCGGGTTTCCCGACGCGGCTCCGGACATGTTCTGGCTCGCCCCGCACGTCACGGCCGCGTCGGGCGCCCAGGTGCCCGGTGCCGATGTCACTGAGACCTTCGAGGACAGGGAGTGGCAGCGGTGGAGCCGTCATATCGCCCAGCAGTGGCGACCGGGCATCGATAACCTCGAGACGTACCTGGGCTACGTCCGGCGCTGCCTGCGTCAGGCCGGCGGCGAGTGA
- a CDS encoding ThiF family adenylyltransferase — MSAKHFAELTATLDLHVETAAVLTTSATTAASTNAVALLGQALTWVPDGAYLERHGFGLSIASAGWVPAFRSAIKNDQVPVFIHTHPGGLAFFSSYDDDVDAALAAAARDLGASAYASVVVAGSSEAPAVVARACTFDSPQTDDRADNSLLVQFHEVEAVRVAGPTLRLMVPPEPHATDTGRSYGNDGGAGADDLEEVGAFDRQVRMLGADGQRMLAATNVAIIGAGGTGSAVAVQLARIGVGSICLIDDDTVTPPTPTRGHGIRVADVGQPKVKVLGAHLRDIGLGTRIIDVQAPLHSATAIEAIQHADVVFSCVDGHGARMILNRFAYAHLAVVVDLAVLVAVSATGVAVDERVTWIGPGAACLLCRGRLDAAQAYTENLDPEARKRLAGEGYVQAAETPQPAVVTLTTLVAALGASEFLLRFVGIGSDAATELLLRPHIGELRRNRLPQRPGCFCSDPPFLGRGQKEPYLDLMWPEPPLTHTAGKSDRG; from the coding sequence GTGAGCGCCAAGCACTTCGCGGAGCTCACCGCCACCCTCGACCTTCACGTCGAGACCGCCGCTGTCCTCACCACGTCAGCAACGACCGCCGCGAGCACTAACGCCGTGGCGCTCCTCGGGCAGGCTCTGACATGGGTTCCAGACGGTGCCTACCTCGAGCGCCACGGGTTCGGTCTCTCGATCGCATCGGCCGGTTGGGTACCTGCATTTCGCTCAGCCATCAAGAACGACCAGGTGCCGGTGTTCATCCACACCCACCCCGGAGGCCTGGCGTTCTTCTCCTCCTACGACGACGACGTCGACGCTGCGCTTGCTGCTGCCGCCCGCGACCTCGGTGCTTCCGCGTACGCCTCTGTGGTCGTTGCCGGCAGCAGCGAAGCCCCGGCCGTCGTGGCGCGCGCCTGTACCTTCGACAGTCCGCAGACCGATGATCGAGCTGACAACTCGTTGCTGGTCCAGTTCCACGAGGTCGAAGCAGTCCGCGTCGCCGGGCCGACCCTGCGCCTGATGGTTCCGCCGGAGCCCCACGCCACCGATACCGGTCGCAGCTACGGCAACGATGGTGGTGCCGGCGCAGATGACCTTGAAGAGGTTGGAGCGTTCGACCGCCAGGTCAGAATGCTCGGTGCGGACGGACAGCGAATGCTTGCCGCCACCAACGTGGCGATCATCGGCGCCGGCGGCACAGGCTCGGCGGTCGCGGTGCAGCTCGCTCGCATCGGCGTCGGCAGCATCTGCCTGATTGACGACGACACCGTCACCCCACCGACCCCGACCCGCGGACACGGCATTCGCGTCGCTGACGTCGGCCAGCCCAAGGTCAAGGTCCTCGGGGCACATCTACGCGACATTGGGCTCGGCACCAGAATCATCGACGTGCAGGCACCGCTGCACAGCGCCACAGCGATCGAGGCCATCCAGCACGCCGACGTCGTGTTCAGCTGCGTCGACGGTCATGGCGCTCGCATGATCTTGAACCGATTCGCGTATGCACACCTCGCCGTCGTCGTCGACCTGGCGGTCCTCGTCGCCGTCAGCGCAACCGGTGTGGCGGTCGACGAGCGAGTCACCTGGATCGGGCCCGGTGCTGCGTGCCTGTTGTGCCGCGGACGTCTTGACGCCGCGCAGGCGTACACCGAGAACCTCGACCCCGAAGCCCGCAAAAGGCTCGCCGGCGAAGGCTACGTGCAGGCCGCCGAGACCCCGCAGCCGGCAGTGGTCACCTTGACCACGCTCGTGGCAGCCCTAGGCGCGAGCGAGTTCCTGCTGAGGTTCGTCGGCATCGGGTCGGATGCAGCAACCGAACTCCTGTTGCGCCCTCACATCGGCGAGCTGCGGCGCAACCGGCTGCCGCAGCGCCCCGGATGCTTCTGCTCCGACCCGCCGTTCCTCGGCCGTGGCCAGAAGGAGCCGTACCTAGATCTGATGTGGCCCGAACCACCCCTGACCCACACGGCTGGAAAGTCCGACCGTGGGTGA
- a CDS encoding DUF6527 family protein yields MGDAHVGRRWVVINLTRRLRRRPKARYTEAVTIRDRADLPEHLNPRRVYQLGEPAKWVVLECPCGRGHVLELNLAHPSRPEWSVFTNDGKEPSLSPSVDFKGERRCHFWLREGRVRWV; encoded by the coding sequence GTGGGTGACGCGCACGTAGGCAGACGCTGGGTCGTCATCAACCTGACCCGGCGCCTGCGTCGACGACCCAAGGCCCGCTACACCGAGGCCGTGACAATCCGTGACCGCGCCGACCTTCCTGAACACCTCAACCCGCGACGGGTCTACCAGCTTGGTGAGCCAGCGAAGTGGGTGGTGCTCGAGTGCCCGTGCGGACGTGGTCACGTCCTCGAGCTGAATCTGGCCCACCCCAGCCGGCCCGAGTGGAGCGTATTCACAAACGACGGCAAGGAACCGTCCCTGTCCCCGTCGGTCGACTTCAAGGGCGAACGCCGCTGTCACTTTTGGCTTCGCGAGGGACGCGTCCGCTGGGTTTGA